One genomic segment of bacterium includes these proteins:
- a CDS encoding lysophospholipid acyltransferase family protein, which translates to MSRAARASHLWLGRFGDLAGALLFAAAASRRRVTRRNLSLAFPECTASELEPTARRSFRHFGASIFESVSLARLSAERICRLLSFENWHYFEEAESEKRGVIVLTAHLGVHEVIGPVVALYRGPMHVVARPFTHSAVDRRVRRTRERFGNRSLPKRHAARGMLRALEGGERVAILIDQRVHPFQGVQVPFFGRESWTSPLPAQISLRSGAPVLPLFAYRLPGGRYRIVAHAPIRPTSASRSKPDASEVVTLTARYTQATELAIRRELGQWLWMHDRWRRH; encoded by the coding sequence ATGAGCCGAGCAGCGCGGGCGTCGCATCTGTGGCTCGGGCGCTTCGGCGACCTGGCTGGCGCCCTGTTGTTCGCAGCCGCCGCTTCGAGGCGCCGGGTCACCCGCCGAAATCTGTCGTTGGCGTTCCCCGAGTGCACCGCGAGCGAGCTCGAGCCAACCGCGCGGCGCTCGTTTCGCCACTTCGGAGCCTCGATCTTCGAGTCGGTGTCGCTTGCGCGCCTGAGTGCCGAAAGAATCTGCCGGTTGTTGAGCTTCGAGAACTGGCACTACTTCGAGGAGGCCGAATCCGAGAAACGAGGCGTCATCGTGCTGACCGCCCATCTCGGCGTCCACGAAGTGATCGGTCCGGTGGTGGCTCTCTACCGCGGGCCCATGCACGTCGTTGCCCGCCCGTTTACGCATTCTGCGGTCGACAGGAGAGTGCGCAGGACGCGCGAGCGCTTCGGGAATCGATCGCTGCCAAAACGTCATGCCGCACGGGGCATGCTGAGGGCTCTGGAAGGAGGCGAGCGCGTGGCGATTCTGATCGATCAGCGCGTGCACCCGTTTCAAGGTGTGCAGGTCCCATTCTTCGGGCGCGAGTCGTGGACCAGCCCGCTACCCGCACAGATCTCTTTGCGGAGCGGCGCCCCCGTGCTGCCACTCTTCGCCTACCGGCTTCCGGGTGGCCGCTACCGAATCGTCGCCCACGCTCCGATCCGCCCGACGTCGGCGAGTCGCTCCAAGCCCGACGCCTCGGAAGTCGTAACCCTCACGGCGCGCTACACACAGGCCACCGAGCTCGCGATCCGGCGGGAGCTCGGCCAGTGGCTCTGGATGCACGATCGCTGGAGACGCCATTGA